The genomic region CGAGGTTACCCCTAtctccaaaaaagaaagatgttatttgggtaattgtcgaTCGTTTGACGAAGTCTGCACATTTCATTCCGGTACATATGGATTTCTCCTAGACAGGTTAGCAGAGTTGTATGTTTCAGAAATTATCAGACTACATGGAGTACCAATCTCCATTATTTCTAATAGAGATATGTGTTTTACATCCCGATTTTGGAACAAGTTACAAGAGGATCTGGGTATGCAATTACATTTTAGTACCGCATgtcatcctcagaccgatggtcagtcagagcAGATCTTAAACATAAAGAGATAGAGTTTTAGgttggtgataaagtatttcttaaagtttcacattggaagaaagttcttcggtttggtcgaaaagaaaaattgagtcCACAATTTATCGGGTCGTATGAGATTTTTGAAAGAATCGGGCTTGTTGCGTACCGATTAGCACTGCCGCCAGAACTTGAtagaatttacaatttttttcatgtgtctatgttacaaCGGTATCGATCaaacccttcacatgttatctcttCGACAGATGTCGAGATTCAGCCTAACATGACATACAATGAGGAACCGATCAAAATTTTGGCACGTGGAATGAAAGAACtgagaaataaaaaggtagctttagtaaaagtccTCTGGCAACGACACggaatagaagaagctacctgggaatCGAAGGAAACTATGATAAAGCAATATCAtaacctctttactggtaagatttttaatgaccaaaatttcttaagggggagagttgtaacagcccgtttcagtgaaatcggaacactGCTTTCGGGATCACAACTCCGAGTctggaagaaaatttattttaatattattttatagtctgcattatgatagaaatgtcgtataaaaatttcgtaaataaattttactgatttcatgtctaatctaataaaaatgaccaaattgcatcaAACCAGTATAAGTCCCGTTGAACCTAAGATATGcgatggatacaaatgacattgtcattaagggtttccgattggttgtggtcttgcatgAATTacagacacaccacagctcttacGAGCGTCCTGATAtttagctctcacgagcttcccgttatatggttcttgcgaccttcccgattaatggctctcttAAGCTTCCCATTTGTGGATCTTATGAGCTTTTTATTAATTGGCTCTCCGGAGCTTTTCGATAactggctcttatgagcttcctaaTTAATGCCTCTCCGGAGCTTTCCGAtattggctcgcttgaacttcctgattatggctctaatgagcttcccattatacaGCTCAGAGGAGTTTCttgttacatggctcacatgagcttcccgttacatggctcgaAAGAGTTACCCGCTTATATGCTCACATGAGCATTCctaaatatgaattgatggattacagttttgtacacttagTGTGTACTACtcttgtatccatcgatattttaaatgattcaacgggcaaagttctgATATGTGACAATCTGAGTTCATGACAAATTATTACGGAaatatacttgaaatacattgaTATAATTGTACTTGTTACAAGGACACATGATAAGGAAAGTGTATGAacatggaaatttgattatttgtgagctcatacatgtttattgatatttatatgaaatacatAACTGACATAATtgttgaggatatgtgtttaggcttttggccaagttgtttagaatatgttttgtatgcttaccttatatgtgaaataatggtaagttaaattccatgttatacgagcttactaagtattaaatgcttactctgttttatagtaattcagaagctcgttgggttggaagcttgacagagatatctcacactatccattggacTATTTCAGTACATATAGAAAActaattttagttataatggCGAGTACAGAGAAATTTGGCTAATATTGGCTTAAAAGTATTTGGTTGtaaatagccattggaatggcttgagttggacatattttgatatgtatatatatgtgtggttTCATCATGTTTGTTGTGAATGGTGTGGTTAAATGATAGATAGTTTGTAGGCATGTTGATGTATGAgttgagatagtatatttggtaTAAGTAAGCAAATAGGTGTTTTGATTAATACGGTAAATTTGAATGCTAAAATATATATGGTATATGACGTGTTTAAGACTTGGTTTTGGCTTAATTTAAATGTCTTGTATTGGTTTgtaaatgtgttaaaatgttaatgcaGGTGGAAGACAAATTTGGTGAGAAATGtgacttgaaaatggcctattttcatccacatagtcgtgtgtctcacacacagcctagcacatgggcttGTGGTTGGTCGCGTGTCCTCtgcatctttaaatttttataatagaaTACTCAGAATTGCTtccacggcctagcacacaggcgtgtggatTGGCCGTGTGATCCCTGTACCTTAATTATGCAAGTCAGTAtggtcacacggcctagcacacgggcgtgtggcttgaccCTGTGATCCAAGTCAGTAAGCTACTAATTttggacacaggctgggacatgaccatgtgtccctatttcgaatacccacacgacctaagacacaggcgtgtctcttgaccgtgtgagacacatggcctggccacacgggcgtgtgtcccttgcaccttggaaaatttttgatattttgcgaaaaattcttttgagtacccggtttagtcccgacttgtttctaatgcatattttggtcCTTGAGGgatcatataagggacaatatgattggttttgattgatttattatatgaatgttaaatgatatgaaatgtttgttatcTGTTCTATAAATTtcggtaatactctataaccctgttCTGGAAATGGAATcaggttagggatgttacatgaGTACTATCAAACCATTAAGTTAATCATACCATGATTCGATGCCATACAACCCATATTGACAATGTACTTCATAGATCAATCTGTTAACATTCACAACATTATTCCAGACACTCAAAATAATTGATATTCAGTTTTCATAAGATTTCAGGCGAAGTCATTATGCAACTCAGATATGACAAATTCCAAATAACTTTGATTCAGTTATATCACCATGGCGAATACTTTATTAACATCCAGATACACGGTTCTTTTCAAAAGCACcctttaaacttatttatttatttcacagaTCGTACTCAACTCTTAACCCTGAGCATATCAATACCTTATCACAGCCAAACTTATTACAGGGCTAACAGAATTTATCCATATTTTACCATAAAGACAAATACACAACTTACAAGGCATACATGACAGACCACGCCACAAGGGCCAAACAGAATGTGCCATAAAGGCATCATATAACTTACCATCATCTCAAGCACTTACAACCCCTATGCAAAGCATGTACTTAAAGCTTTACTGTTCATAGAACTCTTATAGTCTTACCCTTTCAGAACTTAACAAGTAAAGCTAAAACACTTACCCGAAGATGAAATATCCAGTGATTAAACCCATAATTGAAGCTTCTAGCTTAATGAGAAAGagatacatatatacatttaaagaaagaatcaaaGAGTAATATTTTTAAGGAGGAAGAAGAACTTCCTTCAGAACCCTTATCTCATATATATAATCCATTCCCCTTACAAACATTCAACAAGTgtcatttaaattcaaagcttgTCTCTCTTATTGGCCTACAGGCtttaaaagaaacataaataaaaatcctgcataataaatattaagacAGTCATTTCAGTTGGTTCCTAACCAAGCACTTTATAACCCAATGAGAACAATACTAATACAAACTGGACGTATTATACATTTGGCgataaatcatattataatttGCCTTTTTGTCCAGCTAAAACCTTTACTCTTTGCCTAAtcagaataatataaaataaaatctccaCTTAATTACTCAGCGTATACTATgcattagacctgtccatgggccgggccgggtcgggTTCGGGCCAGgcctagaaaaaaatttcagcccgcTTCCTAggcctgggcccggcccgaaatacgGGCCTGAGATTTTGTCGAGCCCGCCCGAAAAATATAGGGCCGAGCCTGcctgttttaattaaaattaattttttgataaaattaaaactaattgttattaaaattaattgttagtaaaattatcaatttattaattgttaattgtattaattgttgtaacaaaatctaacagttgattagtaaaattatcaaattattaattgtattaattgttaattgtaataattgttgtaacaaaatctaattttgattagtaaaacaaaccgatgttttattattattattttgtaatgatttctttttattcctttttatttacaGATTCAGATTTGTCGGTGctattaaaaagtatttttgtgaacaaataagtttacatttttttatcttaaaaccaaccaatattacATGTGCAAGATTTACCAATGTTATCACTTTCAATTGCTATCATTTACCAatattacataatacataaactAAGTGATTCTCACTACTAGTTCCAGTACTTAGGcagatatgtttttttttttcatttgaccaATAAACTTGGGGAAATAAGTGTAGAACCACATTTTGGTTAACTAGACtgctttcatcaaatttcaagaGGGTTAGCTGATTGGCAGTGAATCTTGTAGACTTGAGTTTCTGCCAAACCAGACATGCATTTtcagaaagaaaatataattaaattagctcATAGGACCGAAACCTCTTATACCATATCAGACCATAGCAAATTACTTTGAGGACCAAAACAACAAGGTTAATGAGGACAATAtagtatattttaaacataaaaaacttaaactaaaattaaaaatttaaactagtatattttaaacataaaaatatatatatttaatatattttcgggccgggcctgggccaaAAAATTCTGCCCGAGGCcaggcccattttctaaacgggcctctttttttgcccaagcccatatttttacccaaaccctcccatattttgggcgggccgtcgggccgggccgggccgcccggcccatggacaggtctactaTGCATCCACAAGTATAcgccaaaagaaacaaatgggCGAATTACAACCTGCCAAACACATATTCTTTCACTACCATACGCCTTATCCTTGAACCTGCTCGAACTGGGATGTGAATCTAAGTACAAAAGATgacttagaaattaatttattttttcaaattattatttaacttattgtaattaaataattgagtttCGAGgtgagaattaaattaattagtcatcatAGATTTGttgaataaagaaattaaattaatttcctcATACATTCTAATACAataaagttgtcatgactttaacaGACTAGAATTGAGTTaggaaagtaatttaattgagaaattactTTAGTTgagttaagttaattaattaatatttattttggataatagaaaatagtttttagtttagttaattaattaattactttagTTAAGTGTATTCTTGAGTTAATATAATGGGTCAATCGACACTAACTCAATCGTGAATTCACTAAAATACCCTATcctatataaattaattgatattttatgaaagtGTTATTATCTTTTTCCatgtaataaaagaataaaaattcgAACTTCAAACATCATacataataaacatttaactttaaatGCATTTCTTACATATTTATAcctaaaaaagtaaaatgtgtacttgtaatttcataaaataaaataaaaagtttgatttgaaaagtaaaaagttaGAAAGGGGTGGCGACGGTAAAAAGGTAAACGAACAGAAACATCGAGAACCATTTCCAATAGATATAATAAACGACAGCGTATAGCTCCAAACatgaatttttctataaataccTACTGTTTCAATCagtgttaaattattattattatatttagtgtTTTCTCGGTTGGctcttccttttttgtttctgtttcctctctttttattgaaaaattagggTTTCCGTCAGCGGTGGTGAGAATCAATGGCGTCGACTTCGAGGAAGATAATGTTGAGGAGCTCCGACGGAGAGACTTTTGAGGTGGAGGAAGCGGTGGCGGTTGAGTCGCAGACGATCAAGCACATGATCGAGGACGATTGCGCCGACAACGAGATCCCTCTCCCAAACGTCACCAGCAAGATCTTGTCCAAGGTCCTTGAGTACTGCAAGAAGCATGTCGATGCTGTTGCCGACAAGGAAAAGACTCCCGATGACGAACTCAAGGCTTGGGATGCTGATTTTGTCAAGgttgaccaaaataccctcttTGACCTCATCCTGGTCAGTTTCCCCTCTTTTTCCCTAATTCCTTTTTCCGTTCACAATGCTGTTACTTTTAGAGCTGTTTGGGTTAATTGAAATCGTCTGCTCATCTGTTTATTGCTCTACTGTTACCGGACATCGCTTTTTTCCCTAGCGTTTTTTGAATCAGTTTGCACGATCCCAATCAGGAGGCGCATGGTGAATAAATTCCCATTGATTCATTAAGACACATAATTTACAagcttcaaaatttattcatttcgtgGAAATACCGGTGTATTGGTCTTGATAATGGGAATTGAAGTATTAAACGTATAGATTGTTGCTTATTTTGTTCGGGTTTATTTTCTATTCGTATGGTAAACCTTTTGATATTGGGATTTGCAGGCAGCGAACTATCTGAATATCAAGAGCTTGCTGGACTTGACCTGCCAAACTGTGGCTGATATGATAAAGGGAAAGACACCCGAGGAGATTCGCAAGACCTTCAACATCAAGAACGATTTCACCCCCGAGGAAGAAGAGGAGGTTAGGAGGGAGAATCAATGGGCATTCGAGTGATAGGAAAGcctttaaatttaatgttgatATTATTATAGTTTCTATGCTTTTCTGGCTAGGTTTTCAAGTTGGGgaaaaaattaagaacattGGCTTTCTTTTGGCTTATTTTGTTATATGCATTAGTGTCTTCTATTCTAGAGGATATTTAATATGAACCTCTCCCCTCCTCTattatcataatataattagaaTTTCTTAATTTGCATTGCTATTCTTTagtatttttgttgtttctgaTCATCTCACTTTTATTTAACTTCTACTTGGGAGAAGTGATGTGcaatgcatacatacatatttacgatatataattgaaccaaatgCATATTTACATACATTATACAATCCGAGTTCTATGAATCATGTGTgctcaagttttttttatttttgggcaATCCTTTACCACCTTTAATGGAAGCGTAGAAATCCTATTTTAGGGAGATTCAGTTTAAGGGTATATTTAGCCTGACTATTCAAAAGCCTTTTGACAGCAAAGCAGCTTTAGAATGTGCTTTTCAACGAAGAAAATGACTGATCGGTGTTTTCCAAAAGGACCTTACAATGCTAAACTAGCTCCAGATTGAAAGATAAGTAAATGTACTTCTCATGGGACCTACTGGCCCTAATCTGTAACTTCAAATGGTTTTACAGTGTTTCATTGGTTGGATTTACAATATTGTACTTGCATGTATAAAAAGTTATGAAATTAATAGCAGCTAAATCTAATCCTCCCCATGTTTTCGAGTATCTTGGTTTTAATGTAAGTCTTGCAAACATGCTTGATAGAGATTTCATTTGATGATATGATTTTGCAGTTGTGAGTAATCCTCTCTTGAGTAAAAGCTTTGAAGAGTGCTTAAGAATATCCTCTCTCAAGTAGCATTAAACTTGCATGTTTTTCTTCAACATTGTTCAAAACAGGAATAAACATTGATATCTCAATATACcccataaatttaaaaagcatCAGAACTGGTATTATTAGTTAATATGCCCTCTTAGGACATCATCTatcaatataacattaataACTAAGTAATTAAAGggtttttttgtttggtttatgTCCATCGCATCTCTTCATACTTTATCTTGAGcaactttctctcttcttcccACTTGTCTCTATCttcattataattttctttcaaagtgCTTTTAACTCTATCAAAATTCTCCTCCTTTTGCATCAACTTTTTCTTGTACTTATCCTTGTATTTCCCTTTGGCTTTCATTGCTTCTTCCTCTTTGAACATCCTGCAAGTCTCACATGCAACTTGCACCTGCATGCTTCCCTCTTCACCTTCTTTTTCACTCTTCTTCACTGTTGTCCTTATTTCTACTTCCTCCTTTTCTCTCATGCTGTTGTAATTTCCTCCCTCAATGGTACCCTGAAACAATACATTCAGGAATATCAGATCATGCATGCAAATTCAATCCAccataatgataataataataaggcaCTTACGCTTTTGTTTAAAGATCTTAACTTCAAGTTGTGTAACAGAGTGGAGAAAAGAGCATAAATATCCTGGAGAAGGAGCTTGACCATGTAAACTACGAAATCATGCAATATCAATGCGACGAGCGTGGCAATAAAGTGCTGTTTATTACCATCTACAGCAAAGTAAAGCAAACACATTAACAAGGTTCGGTCGAGCCAAAACCAAGTCTTCTTTTCTGCATCCATCACTGAGATATCACTCTCCAAAGAACCCTCTATTCAAAGAATAAACACAAAATGGAATATCACAGCGTTTCGAACTGGACAGTGCGTTtgttattacatatatatatacgtgaATAAAGTTAAAAGGGAATAAAAAGTTAACCCTAAACCTAGCTTGGAACTTACGATATTCCTTACAAGGTGACCTTAATTGAAGAGAAGCCAGAGGCTAACACCTAATGGTGGATTGGACCTTCGTGAAATAATGggttttctaatttcattacttttctttcctcttttagGCCCAAATGTTCTCTCACTCCATTTCTTTAACAACACCATCAACAAATTTAAAGGTTACAataaaattagggatttagtatttacaataaaataaaatttaagtgaaaTAATTAATACCATTAGTGTTTCTTAACATGCTAATTAAGCTACTCTCACttaatagaaaaaatttgataaaaaatgataataaaaattttaaataaaataaaataaaaaatacatagaCAAAATCCAAGTAGATAAATTAGTAGCAAAATTTGGCCATATTTAAACCTTATCTTTTAAAGCTTTCAATGGCCATTTGAAAAGACTAGTGTTCTAGTGTAACACCAAAATTGAGTTCAAACCCAAGTAACCTCTACTTCCTGccgtaaaaaaataattgaagcaAACGTGAGttcataatatttatgaaaaacaatgaaatatataattaaatataatagagtttaaaaacttcaaaagtgATAATTGAAAATCTAA from Gossypium raimondii isolate GPD5lz chromosome 1, ASM2569854v1, whole genome shotgun sequence harbors:
- the LOC105785925 gene encoding uncharacterized protein LOC105785925 isoform X2, coding for MVKLLLQDIYALFSTLLHNLKLRSLNKSGTIEGGNYNSMREKEEVEIRTTVKKSEKEGEEGSMQVQVACETCRMFKEEEAMKAKGKYKDKYKKKLMQKEENFDRVKSTLKENYNEDRDKWEEERKLLKIKYEEMRWT
- the LOC105785925 gene encoding uncharacterized protein LOC105785925 isoform X1, whose amino-acid sequence is MDAEKKTWFWLDRTLLMCLLYFAVDGNKQHFIATLVALILHDFVVYMVKLLLQDIYALFSTLLHNLKLRSLNKSGTIEGGNYNSMREKEEVEIRTTVKKSEKEGEEGSMQVQVACETCRMFKEEEAMKAKGKYKDKYKKKLMQKEENFDRVKSTLKENYNEDRDKWEEERKLLKIKYEEMRWT
- the LOC105785926 gene encoding SKP1-like protein 1A, which gives rise to MASTSRKIMLRSSDGETFEVEEAVAVESQTIKHMIEDDCADNEIPLPNVTSKILSKVLEYCKKHVDAVADKEKTPDDELKAWDADFVKVDQNTLFDLILAANYLNIKSLLDLTCQTVADMIKGKTPEEIRKTFNIKNDFTPEEEEEVRRENQWAFE